A portion of the Amyelois transitella isolate CPQ chromosome 2, ilAmyTran1.1, whole genome shotgun sequence genome contains these proteins:
- the LOC106133593 gene encoding chitin synthase chs-2: protein MTTVTSGFTKAPGFADDGNQSDEDYVPLYDDDEPDQRTAQETKGWNLFRELPVKKESGSMASSEWIDISVKALKLLAYILTFIVVLGCAVIAKGTLLFITSQLKKGREIVHCNRALALDQQFLTTLTLEERVTWLWAALIVFGAPELGVLLRSVRICFFKTVKKPTATQFFIAFIVDTLHTIGVAMLILIVLPELDVVKGAMIMNALCIVPGFLNAVTRDRSDPRYSMKLILDVLSLSAQATAFVLWPMQSDKPILWCLPLACVFISLGWWENFVRVPDKHSPVFYIYMCDLRDGLKKCRYYSERFLTLWKLVVFAGCAMISLHLQDDDPFSFFTSIATAFGERNYTAHEFHVFQDLHTVDDLNFQFTNKVFTLPASWSSSLWVSLIQVIAAYVCYISAKFACKILIQSFSFAFSLSLVGPFTINLLIVFCGIRNMNPCAFYGTIPDYLFFEIPPVYTLRDYLGPGMAWVWVLWLMSQAWICFHAWQPRCERLAATDKLFCKPWYNGPLIDQSLLMNRTHDEETDISYEELKEKKKEPSESSEDGDKDVRPTDSITRIYICATMWHETKDEMIEFLKSICRLDEDQCSHRVARKYWGIVNSDYYELEAHIFMDDAFEISDHSSEESQVNSFVKCLVNTMDEAASEVHVTNVRLRAPKKFPTPYGGQLVWTLPGKNKLICHMKDKAKIRHRKRWSQVMYMYYLLGHRLMDLPISIDRKEVIAENTYLLALDGDIDFQPSAVTLLVDLMKKDKNLGAACGRIHPVGSGFMAWYQMFEYAIGHWLQKATEHMIGCVLCSPGCFSLFRGKALMDDNVMRKYTLTSHEARHYVQYDQGEDRWLCTLLLQRGYRVEYSAASDAYTHCPERFDEFYNQRRRWVPSTMANILDLLVDYKHTVKVNDSISTLYIMYQIFLMVGTVLGPGTIFLMMVGAMNAITGISNIDALILNLIPIAIYITVCMTCKSNVQIFLANAITCAYAMVMMLVIVGIALQITEDGWLAPSSIFTVVTFASFFLTAVMHPQEIICLLYLGVYYITIPSMYMLLIIYSLCNLNNVTWGTREIAQKKSAKELEMEKKEVEEAKKKMDSNAVMKWLGKSEEESGSIECGVSGLFRCMCCTNPKDHKEDLHLLQISTAIEKMERKLDSLGATSEPVEAPRRRSSIGLRRESARRESMGMRRESLNILQEYADSDDSTDIPKEERDDLVNPYWIEDPGLQKGEVDFLLTAEIEFWKDLIDTYLRPIEENKEEQERIKTDLKNLRNTMVFAFIMLNSLFVLTIFLLQLNQDQLHIRWPLGESVVITYDDDMNIVNLNREYLMLEPIGSLFLIFFGSVMVIQFTAMLFHRLGTLTHLLATVQLNWFFTKRPEDTTDHAKIEREAIILAKNMQKVDMSDLDGRIDDDKDVTRRKTLHALDKARVTKSNVFNLDENFKRRMTILENADPKVLSGLPWLGGDVAARRATLRALQTRRDSLADKRRSALPARPSGDDFLYGVPGTSGIRPRRDTAASVYVNNAYEPALDSDEDEAPRQSIVRFRENYA, encoded by the exons ATGACGACAGTAACGTCAGGCTTTACAAAAGCACCAGGGTTTGCAGACGATGGCAACCAGTCCGACGAGGACTATGTGCCCCTCTACGATGACGATGAACCAGA TCAGCGAACGGCACAGGAGACGAAAGGATGGAATTTGTTCCGAGAACTTCCTGTCAAGAAGGAGAGCGGCTCCATGGCTTCATCCGAATGGATAGACATCAGCGTCAAGGCTCTCAAACTGCTTGCTTACATACTAACATTTATAGTAGTGCTGGGCTGCGCGGTTATAGCCAAAGGCactttactatttataacGTCACAGTTGAAGAAGGGCCGCGAGATTGTACACTGTAACAGAGCTTTAG ctTTAGATCAACAATTTTTAACAACGCTTACTTTAGAAGAGCGTGTCACATGGCTCTGGGCCGCGCTTATAGTTTTCGGTGCGCCGGAACTTGGAGTACTTCTTAGATCTGTTAGAAtatgttttttcaagactgtaaaAAAACCAACTGCCACACAATTTTTTATC gcgTTCATCGTCGACACGTTACACACGATAGGAGTAGCAATGTTGATTCTCATTGTTCTTCCCGAATTGGACGTGGTAAAGGGCGCTATGATAATGAATGCCCTATGCATAGTACCAGGGTTTCTCAACGCGGTTACAAGAGATAGGTCAGACCCTCGCTACTCCATGAAGCTGATTCTGGACGTGCTTTCATTATCTGCCCAAGCGACAGCATTTGTTTTATGGCCCATGCAAAGCGATAAACCAATCCTGTGGTGCTTGCCTTTAGCATGTGTTTTCATATCTCTGGGATGGTGGGAGAACTTTGTGCGCGTGCCGGATAAACATTCACCAG TTTTCTACATTTATATGTGCGACCTCCGCGACGGACTGAAGAAGTGTCGCTACTACAGCGAGAGGTTCCTAACTCTATGGAAGCTAGTTGTGTTCGCGGGGTGCGCGATGATATCGCTACACTTGCAAGACGATGACCCTTTTTCGTTTTTCACGTCTATCGCCACGGCGTTTGGTGAACGGAACTATACCGCACATGAG tttcacGTGTTTCAAGATTTACACACCGTGGACGACCTAAATTTCCAATTCACAAATAAGGTCTTTACTCTTCCGGCATCATGGAGTTCATCTCTCTGGGTTTCCCTGATCCAAGTTATAGCCGCTTACGTATGCTACATTAGCGCCAAGTTCGCGTGCAAGATACTCATACAGAGTTTCAGCTTTGCATTTTCTTTGAGTCTCGTGGGGCCATTCACTATAAACCTTCTTATTGTGTTTTGTGGCATAAGAAACATGAACCCATGTGCGTTCTATGGAACTATACCGGATTATTTGTTCTTCGAAATTCCACCAG tataCACACTCCGAGATTACTTGGGTCCCGGAATGGCCTGGGTATGGGTACTGTGGCTGATGTCGCAAGCCTGGATCTGCTTCCACGCGTGGCAGCCTCGCTGCGAGCGACTGGCGGCTACAGACAAACTGTTCTGTAAGCCCTGGTACAACGGCCCGCTCATTGACCAGTCATTATTGATGAACAGAACCCATGACGAGGAAACCGATATATCATACGAG GAGCtgaaagaaaagaagaaagaacCATCGGAATCCAGTGAAGATGGCGATAAAGACGTCAGACCTACTGACAGCATAACAAG GATATACATATGCGCGACGATGTGGCATGAAACAAAAGATGAGATGATAGAGTTTTTGAAATCCATCTGCCGACTGGACGAAGACCAATGTTCGCATCGAGTCGCTCGCAAGTACTGGGGCATCGTCAACAGCGACTATTATGAGTTGGAAG CTCATATTTTCATGGATGACGCTTTTGAAATATCAGACCACAGTTCTGAGGAATCGCAAGTGAATTCGTTTGTTAAATGTCTGGTGAATACTATGGATGAAGCGGCTTCAGAAGTACACGTAACCAATGTCAGGTTAAGGGCTCCCAAGAAATTCCCCACGCCATACGGTGGCCAACTTGTTTGGACACTGCCTGGGAAGAACAAGTTAATATGCCATATGAAGGATAAGGCTAAAATAAGACATAGGAAGCGTTGGTCGCAG GTGATGTACATGTACTACCTGCTCGGCCACCGCCTTATGGATCTGCCGATCTCTATCGACCGCAAAGAGGTGATCGCAGAGAATACCTACCTCCTTGCGCTGGATGGAGATATCGACTTCCAACCGTCCGCTGTCACGCTGCTAGTCGATTTGATGAAGAAAGATAAGAACTTGGGTGCGGCCTGCGGTCGTATCCATCCTGTTGGCTCGG GCTTCATGGCGTGGTACCAGATGTTCGAGTACGCCATCGGCCATTGGCTGCAGAAGGCGACTGAACACATGATCGGCTGCGTACTCTGTAGTCCCGGATGCTTCTCCCTCTTCAGAGGAAAGGCTTTGATGGATGACAAcgtgatgagaaaatataCGTTAACCTCACATGAAGCTCGGCATTACGTGCAATACGATCAAG GAGAAGATCGTTGGCTTTGCACCCTACTTCTTCAACGTGGTTACAGGGTGGAGTATTCCGCCGCATCTGACGCCTACACACATTGTCCTGAGAGGTTCGACGAGTTCTACAATCAGCGCCGTCGCTGGGTGCCATCCACCATGGCCAATATCCTGGATCTTCTTGTTGACTACAAACACACTGTGAAAGTCAACGATAGTATTTCTActttgtatattatgtatcag ATATTCCTCATGGTAGGCACGGTGCTGGGCCCCGGCACCATTTTCCTGATGATGGTGGGCGCTATGAATGCGATCACCGGCATAAGCAATATTGACGCCCTCATTTTAAACCTCATACCCATCGCCATCTACATCACAGTCTGCATGACATGCAAGTCAAATGTACAg ATTTTCCTGGCTAACGCAATAACGTGCGCATACGCAATGGTAATGATGCTTGTAATCGTAGGCATAGCTCTACAGATAACAGAAGACGGCTGgctagcgccatctagtatCTTCACCGTGGTAACTTTTGCCTCTTTCTTCTTGACGGCAGTCATGCACCCTCAAGAAATAATATGCCTATTGTACTTGGGAGTGTACTACATAACCATTCCAAGCATGTACATGTTGCTGATCATTTATTCTCTGTGCAACTTGAACAATGTTACTTGGGGTACCAGGGAAATTGCCCAAAAGAAATCTGCTAAG GAATTGGAAATGGAAAAGAAGGAAGTCGAAGAAGCTAAGAAGAAGATGGATAGTAACGCTGTTATGAAATGGCTCGGGAAGTCTGAAGAGGAGAGCGGGTCCATAGAGTGTGGTGTTTCGGGGCTGTTCCGTTGTATGTGCTGCACTAACCCCAAAGACCACAAAGAAGACTTGCATTTACTTCAAATTAGCACCGCCATTGAGAAGATGGAGAGGAAATTGGATTCTCT TGGAGCAACTAGCGAGCCTGTAGAAGCACCTCGACGGCGGTCGTCGATAGGGCTTCGGCGAGAGTCCGCCAGGAGGGAGTCGATGGGGATGCGCCGCGAGTCGCTTAATATTCTACAGGAGTACGCTGATAGCGATGACTCTACCGATATACCCAAG gaaGAAAGAGATGATTTAGTCAATCCATATTGGATTGAAGACCCTGGACTACAGAAAGGAGAAGTTGATTTCCTGTTGACAGCCGAAATTGAGTTCTGGAAGGATTTGATCGACACGTACTTGAGAcctattgaagaaaataaagaagaacAG GAACGCATCAAAACCGACTTGAAAAACTTGCGCAACACCATGGTGTTCGCGTTCATAATGCTAAACTCCCTGTTTGTGCTCACAATATTCCTGCTGCAACTCAATCAAGACCAACTCCACATCCGCTGGCCGCTGGGAGAGTCGGTGGTTATTActtatgatgatgatatgaATATT GTTAATCTGAACCGAGAGTACCTAATGTTGGAGCCGATCGGGTCTTTATTCCTCATATTCTTCGGGTCGGTGATGGTGATCCAATTCACCGCCATGTTGTTCCACCGGCTCGGAACCCTCACGCATCTGCTGGCGACCGTTCAGCTCAATTGGTTCTTCACTAAGAGg CCCGAAGATACAACAGATCACGCGAAGATCGAGCGCGAAGCCATTATCTTGGCGAAGAACATGCAAAAGGTGGACATGAGTGATTTGGACGGAAGAATTGACGACGACAAGGATGTGACCCGGAGGAAAACTTTACATGCTCTAGACAAGGCCAGAGTCACGAAGAGCAACGTGTTCAATTTAGACGAAAACTTTAAGAGGCGCATGACCATATTGGAAAACGCTGATCCga AAGTGTTATCGGGTCTCCCGTGGCTGGGCGGCGACGTGGCGGCGCGCCGCGCCACGCTGCGCGCGCTGCAGACGCGGCGCGACTCGCTGGCCGACAAGCGCCGCTCCGCGCTGCCCGCCCGGCCCTCCGGCGACGACTTCCTGTACGGAGTGCCCGGCACTTCC GGAATCCGGCCTAGACGGGATACAGCGGCGAGCGTGTACGTGAACAACGCGTATGAACCCGCCCTCGACAGCGACGAAGACGAAGCACCGAGGCAAAGCATTGTGCGCTTTAGAGAAAATTACGCCTAA